A section of the Candidatus Nezhaarchaeota archaeon genome encodes:
- a CDS encoding 50S ribosomal protein L15 has translation MYIPRAKKASRKYRGTRTCGWGRVGQHRKSGGRGGRGHAGMHKHKWSWVLKYAREYFGKHGFKRPPEVVWKLPFINVGELEQLVAELESQGKLEFMDGLPLLEGPKLGFFKVLGRGRVTRPMAVKAPFFTERAVEKIVEAGGRVTKVEAKAIAE, from the coding sequence ATGTACATTCCCCGGGCTAAGAAAGCCTCTCGAAAGTACCGTGGAACTAGGACCTGTGGCTGGGGCAGGGTTGGCCAGCATCGTAAAAGCGGAGGTAGGGGTGGAAGAGGCCATGCGGGCATGCATAAGCACAAGTGGAGTTGGGTGTTAAAGTATGCTAGAGAGTACTTTGGCAAGCATGGCTTTAAGCGCCCCCCTGAAGTTGTTTGGAAGCTGCCGTTCATTAACGTAGGGGAGCTTGAGCAGCTAGTAGCTGAACTTGAAAGTCAAGGCAAGCTGGAGTTCATGGACGGCCTCCCCCTACTCGAAGGCCCTAAGCTAGGCTTCTTCAAGGTACTCGGTAGGGGCCGCGTCACTAGGCCCATGGCAGTTAAGGCCCCATTCTTTACAGAGAGGGCGGTTGAAAAGATAGTAGAAGCTGGTGGCCGAGTAACTAAGGTTGAAGCTAAGGCTATCGCTGAGTAG